One part of the Nymphaea colorata isolate Beijing-Zhang1983 chromosome 8, ASM883128v2, whole genome shotgun sequence genome encodes these proteins:
- the LOC116258986 gene encoding uncharacterized protein LOC116258986, translating into MGTLLHLHGGSVLSAMASRGGVVPRPSSPFQTVAAQKPSGTRSIGTRKGTIAFPVGEPYTGPRQLNSNSSPVKLLSRVQELRLLSKAEKAGLLSAAEKFGLSLSTVEKLGLLSKAEELGVLSAATDPGTPTALLSLSLGLLLLGPLCVFFVPEENTLEIVVQVVVALVSIAGGSAAFAASNFVSNLQKSD; encoded by the exons ATGGGAACTCTTCTCCACCTTCATGGTGGCTCTGTGTTGTCGGCGATGGCTTCTCGAGGCGGAGTGGTTCCTCGTCCTTCTTCGCCCTTCCAGACAGTGGCTGCTCAGAAGCCTTCTGGCACGCGCTCCATTGGCACCAGGAAG GGTACAATAGCATTTCCTGTTGGTGAGCCGTATACTGGTCCACGTCAACTCAACTCCAACTCATCACCAGTTAAGCTTCTATCAAGAGTACAGGAATTGAGACTGTTAAGCAAAGCTGAGAAGGCCGGCTTACTATCTGCAGCTGAGAAGTTCGGGCTGTCACTCTCAACAGTGGAAAAACTGGGCTtactctcaaaggcagaagaatTGGGAGTCCTGTCTGCAGCCACAGATCCAGGGACTCCCACTGCCCTGTTGAGCCTGAGCCTTGGACTGCTGCTCTTGGGACCCCTTTGTGTCTTCTTTGTCCCAGAGGAGAACACACTGGAGATAGTTGTGCAGGTAGTTGTGGCTCTAGTTTCCATTGCTGGTGGCTCAGCAGCCTTTGCTGCATCAAATTTTGTATCAAACTTGCAGAAATCTGATTAA